Proteins found in one Triticum aestivum cultivar Chinese Spring chromosome 4D, IWGSC CS RefSeq v2.1, whole genome shotgun sequence genomic segment:
- the LOC123096289 gene encoding BURP domain-containing protein 12 yields the protein MASPSRPVLTTQLLLLLLLLLRNAAGAAAASSSVNPFTAKAAFIRYWNRKVPNNRPHPAFFVSKLSPLPAADAASFPSSLPDITARLPTLCSKAALLCPSSDVASLADRKGQFKSYSDANFTNYGSGAGAGTDGFSSYSPDVNVAADSFRRYGRDSSGRADSFTGYEANGNVVTANFTSYAGGATGGSGSFTAYAADTNVPESKFTNYDAGANGRTRGFTSYSQEANHGESSFAGYGKSANSLRETFTSYGGDTNTLSSGFANYGESANGATDTFTGYGVEGNVPENTFRSYGAGGNAGVDTFKGYRDDANVGDDSFASYAKGANGGAAEFQSYGGSGNQGSVAFKGYGEGTNRNHHIGFKQYAGDNTTFKGYAKTGIDFKAYHNTSSTVSVSAEATTSEHRHMKWSPEPGKFFRERELVAGNRMPMPDIRDKMPPRAFLPRDIAGKIPFEPNAVSEVFRVPLDTAMGKAVASTVAECERAPSQGETKRCATSAEDIVDFAVEMLGSDIVVHSTASTAGSGADIRLGNVTGVHGGKVTRPVSCHQSLFPYLVYYCHSVPKARVYEADITAADSGQKINHGVAICHLDTSDWSPAHGAFIALGGKPGKIEVCHWIFEGDMTWTVAD from the coding sequence ATGGCTTCCCCTTCCCGCCCCGTCCTCACCACccagctgctcctcctcctcctcctgctgctccgcaatGCCGCCGGCGCCGCGGCCGCGTCCTCCTCGGTGAACCCGTTCACGGCCAAGGCGGCCTTCATCCGCTACTGGAACCGCAAGGTGCCCAACAACCGCCCCCACCCGGCCTTCTTCGTCTCTAAGCTCTCCCCGCTGCCGGCCGCCGACGCTGCATCCTTCCCCTCCTCGCTCCCCGACATCACCGCCCGCCTACCCACACTCTGCTCCAAGGCTGCTCTGCTCTGCCCGTCCTCTGATGTGGCGTCGCTGGCGGACCGGAAGGGCCAGTTCAAGAGCTACAGCGACGCCAACTTCACCAACTACGGCTCCGGCGCTGGCGCCGGCACCGACGGGTTCAGCAGCTACTCCCCGGACGTCAACGTCGCCGCCGACTCGTTCCGCCGCTACGGCCGGGACTCGTCGGGGCGGGCCGACTCCTTCACCGGCTACGAGGCCAACGGCAACGTCGTCACCGCCAACTTCACCTCCTACGCCGGCGGCGCCACTGGCGGGTCGGGCTCCTTCACGGCCTACGCCGCGGACACCAACGTCCCGGAATCCAAGTTCACCAACTACGACGCCGGGGCCAATGGCCGGACCCGCGGGTTCACATCCTACTCCCAGGAGGCCAACCACGGGGAGAGCAGCTTCGCCGGCTATGGCAAGAGCGCCAACAGCCTGCGGGAGACTTTCACCTCCTACGGCGGCGACACCAACACCCTCAGCTCCGGCTTCGCCAACTACGGCGAGTCCGCCAACGGCGCCACAGACACCTTCACGGGATACGGTGTCGAGGGGAACGTGCCCGAGAACACGTTCCGGAGCTACGGTGCCGGCGGCAATGCCGGAGTGGACACGTTCAAGGGGTACCGCGATGACGCCAATGTCGGGGACGACAGCTTCGCCTCCTACGCCAAGGGTGCCAACGGCGGGGCCGCCGAGTTCCAGAGCTACGGTGGCTCGGGCAACCAGGGCAGCGTCGCCTTCAAAGGCTACGGCGAAGGCACCAACCGCAACCACCACATTGGGTTCAAGCAGTACGCCGGAGACAATACCACGTTCAAGGGGTACGCCAAGACCGGCATCGACTTCAAGGCGTATCACAACACGTCAAGCACAGTGTCAGTGTCGGCGGAGGCAACCACATCCGAGCATCGGCATATGAAGTGGTCTCCAGAGCCAGGCAAGTTCTTCAGGGAGAGGGAGCTGGTGGCCGGGAACCGAATGCCCATGCCGGACATCAGGGACAAGATGCCACCCAGGGCATTCCTGCCGAGAGACATTGCCGGGAAGATACCATTCGAGCCGAATGCCGTGTCAGAGGTCTTCAGGGTGCCCCTGGACACGGCGATGGGCAAGGCAGTGGCATCCACGGTAGCCGAGTGCGAGCGCGCGCCCAGCCAGGGCGAGACCAAGAGGTGCGCGACCTCAGCTGAGGACATTGTGGACTTTGCTGTGGAGATGCTAGGCAGTGACATTGTTGTGCACAGCACGGCCTCCACGGCGGGCAGCGGCGCGGACATCAGGCTGGGCAATGTCACCGGAGTGCACGGTGGCAAGGTGACACGGCCTGTATCATGCCACCAGAGTCTGTTCCCGTACCTGGTGTACTACTGCCACTCAGTGCCCAAGGCGCGGGTGTACGAGGCCGATATCACCGCCGCCGACTCCGGTCAGAAGATCAATCACGGGGTGGCCATCTGTCACCTTGATACTTCTGATTGGAGCCCGGCTCATGGAGCGTTCATCGCCCTTGGTGGTAAACCCGGCAAAATAGAGGTTTGCCATTGGATCTTCGAGGGCGACATGACATGGACAGTCGCAGATTGA